From the genome of Pseudoxanthomonas sp.:
TCGAGTCGCCGAACACACCCATCACCCGTGCGCCATGCACGTCGTCGATGGTGCCCGAGGTTGCCGACATGCCGTCGAAGTAGGGCGGGTTCTTGATGTAGGTCGAGTCGCCGTCCCAGGCGTACAGGCTGCCGTCGGGTGATTCGATGCTGTTCCAGCGGCTGTCGCCCTTGAACACGTCGGCATAGTTCTTCTTGAACATCTCCGGGCCGATGGTCCTGGCGATGAAGTCGCCGATTTCCTTGTTGGTCGGCCAGATGTCCTTGAGGAAGACCGGCTGGCCATCGCTGCCGGTGCCCAGCGGCTGGCTGGTCAGGTCGATGTCGGTGGTGCCGGCGATGGCATAGGCGACCACCAGCGGCGGCGAGGCCAGGTAGTTCATCTTCACTTCCGGATGCACGCGGCCTTCGAAGTTGCGGTTGCCCGACAGCACCGAGCTCACCACCAGGTCGCCCTTGGCGATCGCGGCCGACACGTCGTCAGGCAGTGGCCCGGAGTTGCCGATGCAGGTGGTGCAGCCGTAGCCGACCAGGTAGAAGCCGAGCTTCTCCAGGTCATCCATGACGCCGGCTTTCTTCAGGTAGTCGGTGACCACCAGCGAGCCCGGGCCAAGCGAGGTCTTCACCCACGGCGCGGCCTTGAGGCCCTTGGCCACGGCATTGCGCGCCAGCAGGCCGGCGCCGAGCATCACCGCCGGGTTGGAGGTGTTGGTGCAGGAGGTGATCGCGGCGATGACCACCGCGCCATCCTTCAACTGCCAGCCGGCGCCGCTGTCGGTAGTGGACTCGGTCTGCGATTCCCTGGCGCCGACCGCGGTGCCGCCGCCGCCCTCGTTGGCCAGGCGGTCTTCCTGCCTGCTGTCGCTCTTGCGCTTGTTGTCGCGGGCTTCGGCGAAGGGCACCAGGCTGTCGCGGTAGTTCTTCTGCATGTCACTGAGCAGCACGCGGTCCTGCGGGCGCTTGGGGCCGGCCAACGAGGGCTTCACTTCACCCATGTCCAGGCTCAGGGTGGTGCTGTACTCGGCGTGCGGGCTGGATGCGTCGTGCCACAGGCCCTGGGCCTTGGCATAGGCCTCGACCAGGGCGATGTGGTCTTCGCTGCGGCCGGACAGGCGCAGGTAATTCAGCGATTCCTGGTCCACCGGGAAGATGCCGCAGGTGGCGCCGTATTCCGGGGCCATGTTGCCGATGGTGGCGCGGTCGGCCAACGGCAGGTGCTGCAGGCCCTCGCCGAAGAACTCGACGAACTTGCCGACCACGCCCAGCTTGCGCAGCATCTGGGTGACGGTCAGGACCAGGTCGGTCGCGGTCGCGCCTTCGGGCAGCTTGCCGGTGAGTTCGAAGCCGACCACCTGGGGGATCAGCATCGATGAGGGCTGGCCGAGCATCGCGGCCTCGGCCTCGATCCCGCCCACGCCCCAGCCCAGCACGCCGATGCCATTGATCATGGTGGTGTGCGAGTCGGTGCCGAACACCGTATCGGGATACGCGTAGTGCACGCCGTCCTTGTCCGCGGTCATCACCACGCGGGCCAAGTTCTCCAGGTTGACCTGGTGGACGATGCCGGTGCTGGGCGGCACCACCTTGAAGTTGTCGAACGCCTTCTGGCCCCAGCGCAGGAAGCCATAGCGCTCCTTGTTGCGCTGGAACTCGATCTTGCCGTTGAGGTCCAGCGCGTCGGGCTTGCCGAACACGTCGACCTGCACCGAGTGGTCGATCACCAACTCGGACGGGATCTGCGGATTGATCTGGTCGGCATCGCCGCCCAGCTTGACCACCGCATCGCGCATGGCGGCCAGGTCGACCACGCACGGCACGCCGGTGAAGTCCTGCAGCACCACGCGGGCCGGCATGAAGGCGATCTCGGTGTCCGGTTCGGCCTTCGGATTCCAGGTGGCCACGGCGGTGATGTGCTCGGGGGTGACGCTGACGCCGTCTTCGCCGCGCAGCAGGTTCTCCAGCAGGATCTTCATGGAGTAGGGCAGTCGCGCGATGTCGTACTGCTTGCCCAGCACCGGCAGGCTGAAATAGGTATAGGACGTACCCGCGACTTGCAGCTGACTGCGGGTCTTGAAGGAATCACTCATGCTCAGGCTCCTGTTGACTTGCCTCGTGGCCTGGATCGGGCGCGGGGCTGGCTGTTCGATGACCACCTAATGCTGTTCAGTATCGGCGCTCCGGCGTGACAAGTGGGTGTCTGCCGAGGGCTTCCGCCGGCCCGGTGGTCTGGTCCGGCTAACAGTATGGAACTCCAAGTATGTATAATCTGTGCATACTTCAAGGGGCATTCCATGGAAGCCACCGTGGCCGAACGCGGCCAGATCACCCTCCCCAAGGCCGTGCGCGACGCGCTGGGCCTGACCAAGGGCACGCTGCTGAAGGTTGAACTCGACGGCAGCCGCATCGTGCTGCGCAAGAGTGTCGACGACGCCATTTCCAAAGCGCGCGGACGCTTTGCGCTGGATGGGCTGGAAGCGCCCAAGGCCGCGCGCGAGCCGTCCAAGCCGTAAACCAGAGCGCGCGACGTGATTGCCATCGATTCCCCCGTGCTGGTCGACCTGCTGGCCGACGGTCCCCAGGCCGACGCTGCCGAAGCCTGCCTGCGGCAATGCCTGGCCAACGGCCGCGTGGTCGTCTGCGACGTCACCCTGGCCGAAGTCTGTGGCGCGCTGCGCAATGGCGCCGAGGCATTGGGCGTGCTGGAAGAGATGGGCATCCATTTCAACGCGCTGGAAGCCAAGTCCGCACTGCGCGCCGGTGAAATGCAACGACGCTATCGCCAGCGTGGCGGTGGCCCGCAGACCCTGCCGGATTTCTTGGTCGGGGCGCATGCGCTGCTGCAATGCGATGCGCTGATCACCTACAGCCAGCCGTTCTATCGCGATTACTTCAAAGGCCTGCGCCTGATCGTGCCGCAGGTCTGAGTTCCACACCCCTCATTTTTGTACGTACTCATCGGGAGTTGACCATGTTGGAAGCCTATCGCCACCACGTTGCCGAGCGCGCCGCGCTGGGCATCCCGCCGCTGCCGCTGACCGCGCAGCAGACCGCCGAGGTCATCGAACTGCTGAAAAACCCGCCGGCTGGCGAGGCCGAGTTCCTGGTCGACCTGATCACCAGCCGCGTGCCGGCCGGCGTGGACGATGCCGCCAAGGTCAAGGCCAGCTACCTGGCCGCCATCGCCTTCGGCACCGAGCAGAACGCGCTGATCAGCCGCGCGCGCGCCACCGAGCTGCTGGGCACCATGTTGGGCGGCTACAACGTGCACCCGCTGGTCGAGCTGCTGGATGACGCTAGCGTCGGCGCGATCGCCGCCGAAGGCCTCAAGCACACCTTGCTGATCTTCGACGCCTTCCACGACGTCAAAGAAAAGGCCGACGCCGGCAATGCCAACGCCAAGTCCGTGTTGCAGAGCTGGGCCGACGCCGAATGGTTCACCAGCAAGCCGGAAGTGCCGCAGAGCATCACCTTCACCGTGTTCAAGGTGCCCGGCGAAACCAATACCGACGACCTGTCGCCTGCGCCTGACGCGACTACGCGCCCGGACATCCCGATGCACGCGCTGGCCATGCTGAAGAACAAGCGCGACGGCGCCGACTTCGTGCCTGAAGAAGACGGCAAGCGCGGCCCGATCAAGTTCCTCCAGGACCTCGTGGCCCGCGGCCTGCCGGTGGCCTACGTCGGCGACGTGGTCGGCACCGGTTCGTCGCGCAAGTCGGCGACCAACAGCGTGCTGTGGTTCACCGGCGAGGACATCCCGTTCATCCCGAACAAGCGCTTCGGCGGCATCTGCCTGGGCACGAAGATCGCGCCGATCTTCTACAACACCATGGAAGACGCCGGTTCGCTGCCGATCGAGCTGAATGTCGATCAGATGAACATGGGCGATACCGTCGAGCTGCGCCCCTATGAAGGCAAGGCGCTCAAGGACGGCCAGGTCATCGCCGAGTTCAAGGTCAAGTCCGATGTGCTGTTCGACGAAGTGCGCGCCGGTGGCCGCATCCCGCTGATCGTCGGCCGTGGCCTGACCGCCAAGGCGCGCGAAGCGCTGGGCCTGCCGGTGACCGACCTGTTCCGCCTGCCGCAGCAGCCGGCCGATACCGGCAAGGGCTACTCGCTGGCGCAGAAGATGGTCGGCCGTGCGATCGGCCTGCCGGAAGGCCAGGGCGTGCGTCCGGGTACTTATTGCGAGCCGAAGATGACCTCGGTCGGTTCGCAGGACACCACCGGCCCGATGACCCGCGACGAGCTGAAGGACCTGGCCTGCCTGGGTTTCTCGGCCGACCTGGTGATGCAGTCGTTCTGCCACACCGCGGCGTACCCGAAGCCGGTGGATGTCAAGACCCACCACACCCTGCCGGAGTTCATCTCCACCCGCGGCGGCATCTCGCTGCGTCCGGGCGACGGCGTGATCCACAGCTGGCTCAACCGCATGCTGTTGCCCGACACCGTCGGCACCGGCGGCGACTCGCACACCCGTTTCCCGGTGGGCATCTCGTTCCCGGCAGGTTCCGGCCTGGTCGCGTTCGCCGCAGCCACCGGCGTGATGCCGCTGGACATGCCGGAGAGCGTGCTGGTGCGCTTCAAGGGCAAGCTGCAGCCGGGCGTGACCCTGCGTGACCTGGTCAACGCGATCCCGCTGTACGCGATCAAGGCCGGTCTGCTGACCGTGGCCAAGCAGGGCAAGAAGAACATCTTCTCCGGCCGCATCCTGGAAATCGAAGGTCTGCCGGACCTGAAGGTCGAACAGGCATTCGAGCTGTCCGATGCCTCGGCCGAGCGTTCGGCCGCCGGTTGCACCGTGCACCTCAACAAGGAGCCGATCATCGAGTACATCAACAGCAACATCACGCTGTTGAGCTGGATGATCGAGCAGGGCTACCAGGACCCGCGTTCGATCCAGCGCCGCATCGACAAGATGAAGGAATGGCTGGCCGACCCGCAGCTGCTCAAGGGCGATGCCGATGCCGAGTACGCCGCGGTCATCGACATCGACCTGGCCGACGTGCACGAACCGATCCTGGCCTGCCCGAACGACCCGGACGACGTGAAGACCCTGTCTGAAGTGGCCGGCGCGACCATCGATGAAGTGTTCATCGGTTCGTGCATGACCAACATCGGCCACTTCCGTGCCGCGTCCAAGCTGCTGGAAGGCAAGCGCGACATCCCGACCAAGCTGTGGGTCGCGCCGCCGACCAAGATGGACGCCGCCGAGCTGACCAAGGAAGGCCACTACGGCACCTTCGGCGCGGCCGGTGCGCGCATGGAAATGCCGGGCTGCTCGCTGTGCATGGGCAACCAGGCGCAGGTGAAGGAAGGCGCGACGGTGTTCTCCACTTCGACCCGCAACTTCCCGAATCGTCTTGGCCGCAACTCGAATGTGTACCTGGGTTCGGCCGAGCTGGCCGCGATCTGTTCGCGCCTGGGTCGCATCCCGACCAAGGCCGAGTACATGGAAGGCGTGGGCGTGCTGGATGCCTCCAGCGCGGACATCTATCGCTACATGAACTTCGACCAGATCGAGGACTACAAGACTGGCGAGAAGACTGCCGCCTGATCGGTCGCAGGTCGCACGCAAAAAGCCCGGCAAATCGCCGGGCTTTTTGTTGGGCCGATCCACAACCGGCATCGCTGGGTCGTTGCTGGTGCTGGCCGCTTACGCGCGCCTGCTTTCGATCCACAGCTCCAGTGTGTCGGCGGGTAACGGCCTGGAAAACAGGAAGCCCTGCAGCACCTCGCAGCCCAGTCCCGCCAGCAGCTTGCACTGGCCCTGGGTTTCGACGCCTTCGGCCACCACGCGCTTGCCGAGGCTTTCGCCAATGCGCAGGATCGAGTTGGTCAGGGTGCGTGCCGCCGCACTGCGTTCCAGGTCACGGATGAAACTCATGTCCAGCTTGAGTTCGTCGATGGGAAGCCGGTGCAGGTGGCTGAGGCTGGAGTAACCAGTCCCGAAGTCGTCCAGCGACAGCGAGATGCCCGCGGCCTGGATCGATTCGAGGTTGCCGAGCACGGTGGACTGCGGCGACAGCATGACGCTCTCGGTCATTTCCAGGACCAGGTCGCTGGGTGACAGCTGGTGCTCGGTCAACAATGCCTGCAGCTGCGCGGGCAGGTCGGGATCTTCGAAGTTGATCGCCGAGAGGTTGATCGAGATCTTGGGGACCTGGACGCCGCGGGCGCGCCAGTCGCCCATTTGCCGGCATGCGCGCGACAGGACCCAGCGGCCCAGTTCGCCGATCAATCCGCATTCCTCGGCCATGGGAATGAAGCGCCCGGGCGAAATCGAGCCGAGCTGGGGATGGGTCCAGCGCAACAGCGCTTCGACACCCAACAAGGAGTGCGGCGAGGTGCTGGCCAGCTGGGGCTGGTAGTGCAGTTCCAGCTGGTCGCGGCGCAGCGCATCACGGAGCGCGGCTTCCAGCGCCAGGCGCTCCTGCGCCAGGCGATTCATTTCGGCACTGAAGAAGCAGAAATTCCCGCCACCGCTGTCCTTGGTGCGGTGCATCGCCAGGTCCGCATGGCGGATCAGCGTATCGATGTCATGGCCGTCGCCGGGAAACATGGCCACGCCGATGCTGGCGCTGGGCTGCACGGCGACCCGGCCGACGATGGCCTGTTGGGCGATCGCGCCGAGCAGGCGTTCGGCCATGCCTGCTGCCTGTTCGGCGGCACATTCGGGAAGCGCCACGACAAACTCGTTGCCAGCCTGGCGCCCGACCAGGTCATTGGCATTGAGCGTCTGTCCGATCCGCTTGGCCACATCCCGCAGCAGGCCGTC
Proteins encoded in this window:
- the acnA gene encoding aconitate hydratase AcnA; translated protein: MSDSFKTRSQLQVAGTSYTYFSLPVLGKQYDIARLPYSMKILLENLLRGEDGVSVTPEHITAVATWNPKAEPDTEIAFMPARVVLQDFTGVPCVVDLAAMRDAVVKLGGDADQINPQIPSELVIDHSVQVDVFGKPDALDLNGKIEFQRNKERYGFLRWGQKAFDNFKVVPPSTGIVHQVNLENLARVVMTADKDGVHYAYPDTVFGTDSHTTMINGIGVLGWGVGGIEAEAAMLGQPSSMLIPQVVGFELTGKLPEGATATDLVLTVTQMLRKLGVVGKFVEFFGEGLQHLPLADRATIGNMAPEYGATCGIFPVDQESLNYLRLSGRSEDHIALVEAYAKAQGLWHDASSPHAEYSTTLSLDMGEVKPSLAGPKRPQDRVLLSDMQKNYRDSLVPFAEARDNKRKSDSRQEDRLANEGGGGTAVGARESQTESTTDSGAGWQLKDGAVVIAAITSCTNTSNPAVMLGAGLLARNAVAKGLKAAPWVKTSLGPGSLVVTDYLKKAGVMDDLEKLGFYLVGYGCTTCIGNSGPLPDDVSAAIAKGDLVVSSVLSGNRNFEGRVHPEVKMNYLASPPLVVAYAIAGTTDIDLTSQPLGTGSDGQPVFLKDIWPTNKEIGDFIARTIGPEMFKKNYADVFKGDSRWNSIESPDGSLYAWDGDSTYIKNPPYFDGMSATSGTIDDVHGARVMGVFGDSITTDHISPAGNIKKDSPAGRFLQARGVQPADFNSYGSRRGNDDVMVRGTFANIRIKNLVFGGEEGGNALYYPKAGGEPEKLAIYDAAVKYKADGVPLVVLAGKEYGTGSSRDWAAKGTNLLGIKAVIAESFERIHRSNLVGMGVLPLQFKDGQNAQSLGLDGSEVVDVTGLKDGDSKTAQVVAKKADGSEVKFEVRVLLLTPKEVEYFRHGGLLHYVLRQLAAKKAA
- a CDS encoding AbrB/MazE/SpoVT family DNA-binding domain-containing protein → MEATVAERGQITLPKAVRDALGLTKGTLLKVELDGSRIVLRKSVDDAISKARGRFALDGLEAPKAAREPSKP
- a CDS encoding type II toxin-antitoxin system VapC family toxin; amino-acid sequence: MIAIDSPVLVDLLADGPQADAAEACLRQCLANGRVVVCDVTLAEVCGALRNGAEALGVLEEMGIHFNALEAKSALRAGEMQRRYRQRGGGPQTLPDFLVGAHALLQCDALITYSQPFYRDYFKGLRLIVPQV
- the acnB gene encoding bifunctional aconitate hydratase 2/2-methylisocitrate dehydratase; protein product: MLEAYRHHVAERAALGIPPLPLTAQQTAEVIELLKNPPAGEAEFLVDLITSRVPAGVDDAAKVKASYLAAIAFGTEQNALISRARATELLGTMLGGYNVHPLVELLDDASVGAIAAEGLKHTLLIFDAFHDVKEKADAGNANAKSVLQSWADAEWFTSKPEVPQSITFTVFKVPGETNTDDLSPAPDATTRPDIPMHALAMLKNKRDGADFVPEEDGKRGPIKFLQDLVARGLPVAYVGDVVGTGSSRKSATNSVLWFTGEDIPFIPNKRFGGICLGTKIAPIFYNTMEDAGSLPIELNVDQMNMGDTVELRPYEGKALKDGQVIAEFKVKSDVLFDEVRAGGRIPLIVGRGLTAKAREALGLPVTDLFRLPQQPADTGKGYSLAQKMVGRAIGLPEGQGVRPGTYCEPKMTSVGSQDTTGPMTRDELKDLACLGFSADLVMQSFCHTAAYPKPVDVKTHHTLPEFISTRGGISLRPGDGVIHSWLNRMLLPDTVGTGGDSHTRFPVGISFPAGSGLVAFAAATGVMPLDMPESVLVRFKGKLQPGVTLRDLVNAIPLYAIKAGLLTVAKQGKKNIFSGRILEIEGLPDLKVEQAFELSDASAERSAAGCTVHLNKEPIIEYINSNITLLSWMIEQGYQDPRSIQRRIDKMKEWLADPQLLKGDADAEYAAVIDIDLADVHEPILACPNDPDDVKTLSEVAGATIDEVFIGSCMTNIGHFRAASKLLEGKRDIPTKLWVAPPTKMDAAELTKEGHYGTFGAAGARMEMPGCSLCMGNQAQVKEGATVFSTSTRNFPNRLGRNSNVYLGSAELAAICSRLGRIPTKAEYMEGVGVLDASSADIYRYMNFDQIEDYKTGEKTAA